In a single window of the Eleginops maclovinus isolate JMC-PN-2008 ecotype Puerto Natales chromosome 6, JC_Emac_rtc_rv5, whole genome shotgun sequence genome:
- the LOC134866193 gene encoding spindlin-Z-like → MSKKRARKRSNGELSESSASTLSPDLDNLLGRRIQHTWREKGNVTKWKGTVLERLTVNTSLYMVKYDGFDCVYGIELFKDNRVSNLLVLSEKVVNNKIKVPPGAEELVGRAVEHLFEKEDGGKNEWRGMVLSRAPIMTHWYYITYEKDPVLYMYQLWDDYKDGDLRVLPESENKHLLPADRKPGEEPESLVGKQVEYVTDNGLKRTGLVIYQVPAKPTVYYIKYDDDVHIHVYDLVKTT, encoded by the exons atgtcaaaaaaaCGGGCCAG GAAGCGTAGCAATGGAGAGCTGAGTGAGAGCTCGGCGTCGACCCTGAGCCCAGACCTAGACAACCTGCTGGGCCGTAGGATTCAGCACACCTGGAGGGAGAAGGGAAATGTGACCAAGTGGAAAGGCACCGTCCTGGAGCGACTTACTGTGAATACCTCCCTCTACATGGTCAAATATGACGGCTTTGACTGCGTGTATGGCATTGAGCTCTTCAAAGACAACCGGGTGTCCAACCTGCTTGTGTTGTCGGAGAAAGTTG TAAACAATAAGATCAAGGTGCCTCCCGGAGCCGAGGAGCTGGTGGGCCGGGCTGTGGAGCATCTGTTTGAGAAGGAGGACGGGGGGAAAAACGAGTGGCGAGGTATGGTGCTATCCAGAGCCCCCATCATGACCCATTGGTACTACATCACCTACGAGAAAGATCCGGTGCTGTACATGTACCAGCTTTGGGACGACTACAAGGACGGAGATCTACGTGTCCTGCCTGAATCAG AGAATAAACACCTACTGCCAGCGGACAGGAAGCCGGGTGAGGAGCCAGAGAGCCTCGTGGGTAAGCAGGTGGAATACGTCACAGATAACGGTCTGAAGAGGACGGGCTTAGTTATCTACCAGGTCCCAGCTAAGCCCACAGTATACTACATCAAATATGACGATGATGTCCACATCCACGTCTACGATCTGGTGAAGACCACTTAG